The following coding sequences lie in one Monomorium pharaonis isolate MP-MQ-018 chromosome 1, ASM1337386v2, whole genome shotgun sequence genomic window:
- the LOC114253771 gene encoding uncharacterized protein LOC114253771, which produces MKFKLCQDAMNVTGVRIRIYDEERCIHEHDTIWSDGKSDLGTLMQNLRDVQLEVNDFLTTLIQQQDVSINETVTRSIALDTESDSVEETEEEDEEGETQTNSKKCKLST; this is translated from the exons ATGAAATTCAAACTCTGCCAGGACGCGATGAACGTTACCGGCGTACGAATACGGATATACGACGAGGAAAGATGTATCCACGAGCACGATACCATCTGGTCAGATGGGAAGAGTGACCTTGGGACATTGATGCAGAATCTACGGGACGTACAGTTGGAGGTCAATGATTTTTTAACCACACTGATTCAACAGCAAGATGTATCCATCAATG AAACAGTGACTCGCTCGATCGCCTTGGACACCGAATCGGATTCCGTCGAAGAGACAGAGGAAGAAGACGAGGAGGGCGAGACACAAACTAATTCCAAGAAATGCAAGCTGTCAACCTGA